One window from the genome of Catenulispora sp. MAP5-51 encodes:
- a CDS encoding thioesterase family protein — protein sequence MNIGSYYEPAGENRYKPTTQAGGAWDPEEQHFSPLGGLVVHAIDRFAAERPRSGGELLLSRVSFDILGRLALDECEIRVQTLRPGRTIELVEAVVLIGDRPVVRARAWLLNAGDTAAVAGGGGGAGDGKSDGNGNGDKLTPPEALASWLMTDVWPGGYIASVDVRPVAPPQPGRTTAWVGTELDLVAGQSSSRLASFIALVDTANGIAVRESPTEWMFPNVDLTVHLHRQPVAGRWTGLDTTVTFGPTGQGVTSTVLHDAAGPVGYAEQILTVRPLT from the coding sequence ATGAACATCGGCAGCTACTACGAACCGGCCGGCGAGAACCGCTACAAGCCCACGACGCAAGCGGGTGGCGCGTGGGACCCCGAAGAGCAGCACTTCAGCCCCCTCGGCGGGCTGGTGGTGCACGCCATCGACCGGTTCGCGGCCGAGCGGCCGCGGTCGGGCGGCGAGCTGCTGCTGTCCCGCGTCAGCTTCGACATCCTGGGCCGGCTCGCGCTCGACGAGTGCGAGATCCGGGTCCAGACGCTGCGGCCGGGGCGGACGATCGAGCTGGTCGAGGCGGTCGTGCTCATCGGTGATCGGCCGGTGGTGCGGGCGCGGGCCTGGCTGCTGAACGCCGGCGACACCGCGGCGGTGGCCGGGGGCGGGGGCGGGGCCGGCGACGGTAAGAGCGACGGCAACGGGAACGGCGACAAGCTCACGCCCCCGGAAGCGCTGGCCTCGTGGCTTATGACGGACGTCTGGCCCGGCGGCTACATCGCCTCCGTCGACGTCCGCCCGGTCGCGCCGCCGCAGCCGGGACGCACGACGGCGTGGGTCGGGACCGAGCTCGATCTCGTCGCCGGGCAGAGCTCCAGCCGGCTGGCGTCCTTCATCGCGCTCGTCGACACGGCCAACGGCATCGCCGTTCGCGAATCCCCCACCGAGTGGATGTTCCCGAACGTCGATCTGACCGTCCATCTGCACCGGCAGCCGGTCGCGGGGCGGTGGACGGGGCTGGACACGACGGTGACGTTCGGCCCGACCGGTCAGGGCGTCACCTCGACCGTGCTCCACGACGCGGCCGGGCCGGTCGGCTACGCCGAACAGATCCTCACCGTTCGGCCTCTGACGTAG
- a CDS encoding SigE family RNA polymerase sigma factor: MGRTGRGGRERQDAEFTEYAAARAARLRETAYLLCGDWHRAQDLAQMALAKVYVAWPKIERSEAVDAYARRVLTNEFLGYRRRRSSTERVTDELPETAVQPVQHELRLTLLEALERLSPSRRAVVVLRYWEDHSIETVAEMLGMSTSAVKSASLRALAELRSMLGADFLADLAIT; encoded by the coding sequence GTGGGGCGGACGGGGCGTGGTGGTCGCGAACGGCAGGATGCGGAGTTCACGGAGTACGCGGCGGCGCGCGCGGCGCGGCTGCGGGAGACCGCCTATCTGCTGTGCGGGGACTGGCATCGCGCCCAGGACCTGGCACAGATGGCGCTCGCAAAGGTCTACGTCGCCTGGCCGAAGATCGAGCGGTCCGAGGCGGTCGACGCGTATGCGCGGCGGGTGCTCACCAACGAGTTCCTCGGCTATCGGCGTCGGCGTAGTTCCACCGAGCGTGTCACGGACGAACTGCCGGAGACGGCAGTCCAGCCGGTGCAGCACGAATTGCGCCTGACGCTGCTGGAGGCGTTGGAGCGGCTCTCGCCGAGCCGGCGGGCGGTGGTCGTCCTGCGGTACTGGGAGGACCACAGCATCGAGACGGTCGCGGAGATGCTCGGCATGAGCACGTCCGCGGTGAAGTCGGCGAGCCTGCGTGCGCTCGCCGAGCTGCGGTCGATGCTCGGCGCGGACTTCCTGGCCGATCTCGCGATCACCTGA
- a CDS encoding DoxX family protein, whose product MRNLKSVPEYGTSLFRIVVGFLMACHGASSLFSWPMKAMGGHTVSPTTWPGGVAATLQFVFGVLVMVGVGTRVAGIILSGTMAYAYFSVHQEKALLPIANGGEPAALFCWAFLMIAIVGAGPLSADAVVAKLRGASPAPAVSEPEGTPAAVAA is encoded by the coding sequence ATGCGCAACCTGAAGTCCGTGCCGGAATACGGCACCTCGCTCTTTCGGATCGTCGTGGGCTTCCTCATGGCCTGCCACGGTGCCAGCAGCCTGTTCTCGTGGCCGATGAAGGCCATGGGCGGCCACACGGTGTCGCCGACGACGTGGCCCGGCGGGGTCGCCGCGACGCTGCAGTTCGTATTCGGGGTGCTAGTGATGGTCGGCGTGGGGACGCGGGTCGCCGGGATCATCCTGTCCGGGACGATGGCCTACGCGTACTTCTCCGTCCACCAGGAGAAGGCGCTGCTCCCGATCGCCAACGGCGGGGAGCCCGCCGCGCTGTTCTGCTGGGCGTTCCTGATGATCGCGATCGTCGGGGCCGGCCCGCTGTCCGCGGACGCCGTCGTGGCCAAGCTGCGCGGCGCGTCCCCGGCGCCGGCCGTGTCCGAGCCGGAGGGCACGCCCGCCGCTGTCGCGGCGTGA
- a CDS encoding phosphopantetheine-binding protein, with amino-acid sequence MTSLDEIEIPLPFQELLRPHLPYAGAGPLTAGEDLAALGLDSMAVVQVLAEVEAEFGVELPDEILDEATFATVGSLWAAVSALVGSGADAA; translated from the coding sequence TTGACATCCCTTGATGAGATCGAGATCCCGCTCCCGTTCCAGGAGCTGCTGCGGCCCCACCTGCCCTACGCCGGGGCCGGCCCGCTGACCGCCGGCGAGGACCTGGCCGCGCTCGGCCTGGACTCGATGGCCGTGGTGCAGGTGCTGGCCGAAGTCGAGGCCGAGTTCGGGGTGGAGCTCCCCGACGAGATCCTGGACGAGGCCACGTTCGCCACCGTCGGCTCCCTGTGGGCGGCCGTCAGCGCGCTGGTCGGTAGCGGTGCTGACGCGGCTTGA